A section of the Chryseobacterium ginsenosidimutans genome encodes:
- a CDS encoding RNA polymerase sigma factor, whose protein sequence is MHEKALIPNLFRTEYRKIVSVLCSTFGIDHMEIAEDIVSDTFLTATETWSINGIPENPTAWLYTVAKNKSKNYFKRDSLFHQKISTEIKYSSSDYEEFEIDLSQKNIADSQLAMMFTICNPSISKDSQISLALNLLCGFGTQEIADAFLVNKEVVYKRLKRAKEKLKTDGIKIEQPSISQINTNLETVLTTLYLLFSEGYYSTSQNTILRKDFCQEAIRLTSILIENKTTNTPATNALLSLMYFHSSRFNARFNEKGESILYEEQDDNLWDNDLIEKGIYYLNQSATGNFLTKFHLEAAIAYWHTKKKDTDEKWENILQLYNQLLQIEYSPIAALNRTFAFSKVRGKSEAISEAEKLKLLDNPFYYSLLGHLYTDIDNAKAKQNFEEALRLSNSSSVSDTLRKYIEKL, encoded by the coding sequence ATGCACGAAAAAGCATTAATACCGAATTTATTCCGAACAGAGTATCGAAAAATTGTTTCCGTGCTCTGTTCGACATTTGGTATTGATCACATGGAAATTGCCGAAGACATCGTAAGCGATACCTTTCTCACCGCAACAGAAACATGGAGCATCAACGGAATTCCGGAAAATCCGACGGCGTGGCTTTATACGGTTGCAAAAAATAAATCTAAAAATTATTTTAAACGGGATTCTTTATTTCACCAAAAAATTTCAACTGAAATAAAATATTCTTCTTCTGATTATGAAGAATTTGAAATTGATCTTTCTCAAAAAAACATTGCTGACAGCCAGTTAGCGATGATGTTTACGATCTGTAATCCTTCCATTTCAAAAGATTCTCAGATATCTTTAGCCTTAAATTTACTTTGCGGTTTCGGAACTCAGGAAATTGCAGACGCTTTTTTAGTCAATAAAGAAGTTGTTTACAAAAGACTGAAACGTGCCAAAGAAAAATTAAAAACAGACGGAATCAAGATCGAGCAACCTTCTATTTCACAGATCAATACAAACCTAGAAACGGTTCTTACCACTTTATATTTACTGTTTTCAGAAGGGTATTATTCCACTTCACAAAACACGATTCTAAGAAAGGATTTTTGTCAGGAAGCAATTCGGCTTACTTCAATTCTTATCGAAAATAAAACAACCAATACTCCGGCTACCAATGCTTTGCTGTCATTGATGTATTTTCATTCTTCAAGATTTAATGCAAGATTCAACGAAAAAGGAGAAAGCATTCTTTACGAAGAACAGGATGATAATTTATGGGACAATGATTTGATTGAAAAAGGAATTTATTACTTAAATCAAAGCGCAACCGGAAATTTTTTAACCAAATTTCATCTGGAAGCTGCCATTGCGTATTGGCACACCAAGAAAAAAGATACCGATGAAAAGTGGGAAAATATCCTGCAACTTTACAACCAGCTTTTACAGATCGAATACTCTCCTATCGCTGCTCTCAACCGTACTTTTGCTTTTTCGAAGGTCAGAGGAAAATCTGAAGCAATTTCTGAAGCAGAAAAATTAAAGCTGCTTGACAATCCTTTCTACTATTCATTATTAGGACATCTTTATACGGATATTGATAATGCAAAAGCGAAACAGAATTTCGAAGAAGCGTTACGGCTTTCCAATTCCAGTTCGGTTTCTGATACATTGAGAAAGTATATTGAAAAATTGTAA
- a CDS encoding T9SS type A sorting domain-containing protein: MKRNLFLLLITSGLCSAQTTITKAFNDPVVGETVNNVTVTGTVDNSATGANTTFSNAALTLGAASPTTYSAPTAGEITTFPGSTIKMIGGGNTILYKQTASKLEITGLITSDATLNLAANNGTFVSYPAAFGYNETDLAQGTFTSPSASGLCKGTITITADASGTLILGTSTYNNVLRIKSVQNFNLHLPNDATFIFPIGTITNTAYTYYDSTHKFPLLTTTQAIINVPLAGINQTTSGAQALNTLTLSTGDLTTRKEGLKIYPNPAQDFIEFKGETGNYSTAKIYSLDGKLIKTSDLKSGKVQVSDLPSASYFIEVSGKDSKNKVQTSKFIKK; encoded by the coding sequence ATGAAACGAAATCTATTTTTATTGCTGATAACTTCAGGTCTTTGTTCAGCCCAGACTACAATTACTAAAGCATTTAACGATCCCGTCGTTGGCGAAACAGTTAACAATGTTACTGTTACCGGAACTGTCGATAATTCTGCAACAGGAGCAAATACAACGTTCAGCAATGCTGCATTAACATTAGGAGCGGCATCACCAACGACATATTCTGCCCCGACAGCAGGTGAAATTACAACTTTCCCCGGTTCTACGATTAAAATGATCGGGGGCGGAAATACAATCTTATACAAGCAAACGGCTTCGAAACTTGAAATTACAGGGCTTATTACTTCTGATGCTACATTGAATTTAGCTGCAAACAACGGAACTTTTGTGAGTTATCCTGCTGCTTTCGGATATAACGAAACAGATCTGGCTCAGGGAACATTCACTTCACCGAGTGCAAGCGGGTTATGTAAAGGGACAATCACCATTACAGCGGATGCATCAGGAACTTTGATTTTAGGTACATCCACTTATAATAATGTATTAAGAATAAAATCTGTTCAGAATTTTAATCTTCATCTACCAAATGATGCAACATTCATTTTCCCCATCGGAACAATCACAAATACTGCTTACACTTATTATGACAGCACTCACAAATTCCCGTTGTTAACTACTACACAAGCTATTATCAACGTACCTTTAGCGGGAATAAACCAAACAACAAGTGGTGCACAGGCTCTGAATACTTTAACATTATCAACAGGAGATCTTACAACTAGAAAAGAAGGCCTTAAAATTTATCCGAATCCTGCACAGGATTTTATCGAGTTTAAAGGAGAAACGGGAAATTATTCAACAGCTAAAATCTACAGTTTAGATGGAAAATTAATAAAAACATCTGACCTTAAATCAGGAAAAGTACAGGTATCTGACCTTCCTTCTGCGTCTTATTTCATTGAAGTTTCAGGAAAAGACAGCAAGAATAAAGTGCAGACTTCAAAGTTTATCAAAAAATAG
- a CDS encoding YciI family protein produces the protein MNEFLIAIHRDIINKDASPSPEQMQASIQPFQDWLGGIAAQNKLVAPPKRWDLGGRVVKNDTVTNGPYAEIKESIGGMFIIRAKDYDEAVEIAKGCPVLQWGASVEVRMAIPPATE, from the coding sequence ATGAATGAATTTCTAATCGCAATACACAGAGATATCATCAATAAAGACGCTTCCCCATCGCCGGAACAAATGCAGGCTTCCATTCAGCCTTTTCAAGACTGGCTGGGAGGTATTGCGGCACAAAATAAACTGGTCGCTCCACCAAAAAGATGGGATTTGGGCGGAAGAGTCGTAAAAAATGACACCGTTACCAATGGGCCTTACGCAGAAATTAAAGAATCAATCGGCGGAATGTTTATCATCAGAGCGAAGGATTATGATGAAGCTGTAGAAATTGCAAAAGGCTGTCCTGTTCTTCAATGGGGTGCAAGTGTAGAAGTAAGAATGGCGATTCCACCTGCAACTGAATAA
- a CDS encoding peroxiredoxin family protein codes for MKKNLSVFIILSILSCESKAEKKEKFLKDFQEEAKEMKKNQIDLFLNAKPKYFSAKTTNGTTFNSQNYKGKNLVIFIYDKSYLKKSESYDMPEEYNTLYKEFKNNANFIGIVEGFIENEKELKDYLNQSNILFEQIDNTKSYDKSEKLNYNIFCSPAKILIDINGKVIHSSCGGGNTTEITRKLDSIKVASK; via the coding sequence ATGAAAAAAAATTTGTCAGTTTTCATTATCTTATCAATTCTTTCCTGTGAAAGTAAAGCGGAAAAGAAAGAAAAATTTTTAAAAGACTTTCAGGAGGAGGCTAAAGAAATGAAAAAGAACCAGATTGATTTGTTTTTAAACGCAAAACCTAAATATTTTTCGGCGAAAACAACCAACGGAACTACTTTCAATTCACAAAATTATAAAGGCAAAAATCTCGTGATTTTTATTTATGACAAATCGTATCTGAAAAAAAGTGAATCTTACGATATGCCGGAAGAATATAATACTCTTTATAAAGAATTTAAAAATAATGCAAATTTTATCGGTATTGTAGAAGGATTTATCGAAAATGAAAAGGAGCTGAAAGATTATCTCAATCAATCAAATATCTTGTTTGAACAGATTGACAATACGAAATCTTATGATAAATCTGAAAAATTAAATTATAATATCTTTTGCAGCCCTGCCAAAATACTCATTGATATCAATGGAAAAGTCATCCATTCTTCCTGCGGCGGCGGAAACACCACTGAAATTACCCGAAAATTAGATAGTATAAAAGTTGCTTCTAAGTAA
- the arr gene encoding NAD(+)--rifampin ADP-ribosyltransferase, with amino-acid sequence MENKKEENILDNGPFYHGTKADLQIGDLLTAGFASNYYPEIIMNHLYFTALKNGAGLAAALAKGDGRERIYIVEPTGEFENDPNVTDKKFPGNPTRSYRSKEPVKIVGEVTDWIKLTDEELQNWRERLAKLQENPNAENIN; translated from the coding sequence ATGGAAAATAAAAAAGAAGAAAACATTCTCGACAACGGACCATTCTACCACGGAACAAAAGCCGATCTGCAAATCGGCGACCTTTTAACTGCCGGATTCGCATCGAATTATTATCCCGAAATAATAATGAATCATCTCTATTTTACAGCCTTAAAAAATGGTGCCGGATTGGCCGCCGCACTAGCAAAAGGAGATGGTCGCGAACGTATTTATATCGTGGAACCTACAGGGGAATTCGAAAATGATCCTAATGTCACAGATAAAAAATTTCCGGGAAATCCTACCAGATCTTATCGCAGCAAAGAACCTGTAAAAATCGTTGGTGAAGTAACAGACTGGATAAAACTGACCGATGAAGAACTTCAAAACTGGAGAGAAAGGCTAGCGAAATTACAAGAAAATCCAAATGCTGAAAATATCAATTAA
- a CDS encoding DUF4435 domain-containing protein has protein sequence MLKFGIDSLKSISKFFSYRNDIDVFTEDKEADKEFYKALFKNLLGEKVIINDITPLGCKTNVLNAYRTQTKSDGRKKIFIVDGDLEIINKNNPTSEKNLVVLDSYCIENYLIEEEGIVHLLYYSSGTESFENLKKKLNFDKWLSYNAVTLTDLFVNLAILRKLGGGPVLKNAHEFLHLSKKQTILDKAKVKNYTQNVYGEIIARLITSDLTDIEANKLYKEEYDYIKISWNYNNDTYLKVVSAKNYILPLLQFRINHCISKGKSLFPKSSLKLFLASHAKLDRLDFLKERIKRI, from the coding sequence ATGTTGAAGTTTGGAATTGATTCTCTAAAATCTATATCTAAATTTTTTTCATACAGAAACGATATAGATGTTTTTACAGAAGATAAAGAAGCTGATAAAGAATTTTACAAAGCATTATTTAAGAATTTGTTAGGTGAAAAAGTAATAATAAATGATATTACACCACTAGGATGTAAAACTAACGTTTTAAATGCATACAGAACCCAAACTAAAAGTGATGGTAGAAAAAAAATCTTCATTGTAGATGGTGACTTAGAAATTATAAATAAAAATAATCCAACGAGTGAAAAAAATCTAGTGGTTCTAGATTCATATTGTATTGAAAACTATTTAATAGAAGAAGAAGGCATTGTACACTTACTATATTATTCGAGCGGAACCGAAAGTTTTGAAAATCTTAAAAAGAAATTGAATTTCGATAAATGGCTAAGCTACAACGCTGTGACTTTGACTGATTTATTCGTTAATCTTGCAATATTAAGAAAACTTGGAGGTGGACCAGTTTTAAAAAATGCTCATGAATTTTTACATTTAAGTAAAAAACAAACTATTTTAGATAAAGCGAAAGTAAAAAATTACACGCAAAATGTATATGGGGAGATAATTGCAAGACTGATAACTAGTGATCTGACAGACATAGAAGCGAATAAATTATACAAAGAAGAATACGATTATATTAAAATCAGTTGGAACTACAATAATGATACATATTTAAAAGTTGTTTCTGCAAAAAACTATATATTACCTCTCCTACAATTTAGAATAAATCATTGTATTAGTAAGGGTAAAAGCTTATTTCCTAAGTCTTCACTTAAATTATTTTTAGCGTCACACGCAAAGCTAGATAGATTGGATTTTTTAAAAGAAAGAATAAAAAGAATATAG
- a CDS encoding CPBP family glutamic-type intramembrane protease gives MYFPKLKEDFLDLISFIKKPNDVQIKISNKEKFLFIFNLLIIEILFSLIFVFPTNYIAGKFVSLKQTEAFENLTLLDTLFLAVLIAPLIEECIFRYSLRYHKLFSSFINREKWNRIFPFLVYAFSTIFGFVHLDNYVNDSSLFYALSPLILISQLSGGLILSYIRVRLNLYYSFLYHAIWNLLFAIVIPFVFLFFYPSIY, from the coding sequence ATGTATTTCCCAAAACTAAAAGAAGACTTTCTAGATCTCATCAGCTTTATTAAAAAACCAAATGATGTTCAAATAAAAATTTCTAATAAAGAAAAATTTCTTTTTATCTTTAATCTGCTAATTATTGAAATACTATTTTCATTAATCTTCGTATTTCCTACAAATTATATTGCTGGAAAATTTGTTTCATTAAAACAGACAGAAGCTTTTGAAAATCTTACTTTATTAGACACTTTATTTTTAGCAGTATTGATTGCTCCACTTATTGAGGAATGTATTTTCAGATATTCTTTGAGGTATCATAAGCTTTTTTCAAGCTTTATCAACAGAGAAAAATGGAACAGGATTTTTCCATTTTTAGTCTATGCTTTTTCTACTATTTTCGGATTCGTACATCTGGATAATTACGTCAATGATTCATCATTATTTTATGCCTTATCACCTTTAATTCTCATTTCACAATTATCTGGCGGCCTTATTTTGAGCTATATCCGAGTAAGGCTTAATTTATATTATAGTTTCCTATATCATGCTATTTGGAATTTGCTTTTCGCAATTGTCATTCCATTCGTTTTTCTTTTTTTTTACCCCTCCATTTATTGA
- a CDS encoding MFS transporter gives MNTSQITTAQRIKAIVGGSIGNLVEWYDWYAYAAFAIYFSHSFFPNSDMTAQLLNTAGIFAVGFLMRPVGGWLFGSIADRIGRKKAMTLSVLLMSFGSLLIALTPTYKTIGVLAPLLLLIARLVQGLSVGGEYGVSATYLSEMATSERRGFYSSFQYVTLIGGQLIALGIQLILQKFLLTETQLEDWGWRIPFVIGALLSVIALYLRANLHETEAFENKKDVNEKKKGSIKELLKHPKALVTVIGLTLGGTLAFYTYTTYMQKFLVNTVHLTKEESTLISFISLFIFACLQPVFGALSDKIGRRPLLLSFGILGTVFTYPLLNALSTTTSMWGAFFLIMSALIIVSGYTSINAVVKAELFPAEVRALGVGLPYALTVAIFGGTAEYIALWFKEAHVEHYFYWYITGCIFFSFVVYAGMKDTKKTSTLDKD, from the coding sequence ATGAACACTTCACAAATTACCACCGCCCAAAGAATCAAAGCCATTGTTGGCGGATCGATAGGAAACCTGGTAGAATGGTATGATTGGTATGCTTATGCTGCATTTGCCATTTACTTTTCGCATTCATTTTTTCCGAATTCGGATATGACGGCTCAATTGTTGAACACTGCAGGAATCTTTGCTGTCGGATTTTTGATGAGACCTGTCGGAGGCTGGCTTTTCGGAAGTATAGCCGATAGAATCGGGAGAAAAAAAGCAATGACACTTTCTGTTTTATTGATGTCATTCGGTTCTTTGTTAATTGCTTTAACACCAACTTATAAAACGATAGGAGTTTTAGCACCATTATTATTGTTGATTGCAAGATTGGTGCAAGGATTAAGTGTCGGTGGAGAGTACGGAGTCTCTGCAACATACCTCAGCGAAATGGCAACTTCTGAACGAAGAGGATTCTATTCCAGTTTTCAATATGTAACGTTGATCGGCGGACAATTAATTGCGTTGGGAATTCAATTGATTTTACAGAAATTTTTACTAACGGAAACTCAACTTGAAGATTGGGGATGGAGAATTCCTTTCGTGATCGGAGCTTTACTTTCTGTGATTGCATTATACTTAAGGGCAAACCTTCATGAAACCGAAGCTTTTGAGAACAAAAAAGATGTCAACGAAAAGAAAAAAGGTTCGATCAAAGAATTATTAAAACATCCAAAAGCATTGGTAACCGTTATCGGTCTTACTTTAGGCGGAACTCTGGCATTTTACACTTATACGACTTATATGCAGAAATTCCTGGTGAATACAGTTCATCTTACCAAGGAAGAATCTACTTTAATTTCGTTTATTTCTCTCTTCATTTTTGCTTGTTTACAACCTGTTTTTGGAGCTTTGTCGGATAAAATAGGAAGAAGGCCACTGCTTTTAAGCTTCGGAATTTTAGGAACTGTTTTCACTTATCCTCTTCTTAATGCTTTAAGCACAACCACTTCAATGTGGGGTGCATTTTTCTTAATTATGTCGGCTTTGATTATTGTGAGCGGTTATACATCGATAAACGCAGTTGTGAAGGCAGAGCTTTTCCCTGCTGAAGTCAGAGCGTTGGGAGTAGGGCTGCCTTATGCGCTGACTGTTGCTATTTTCGGAGGAACGGCAGAATATATCGCACTTTGGTTCAAAGAAGCACATGTGGAACATTATTTCTATTGGTATATTACCGGCTGTATTTTCTTTTCATTCGTTGTTTATGCAGGCATGAAAGACACCAAAAAAACTTCGACTTTGGATAAGGATTAA
- a CDS encoding DUF3575 domain-containing protein, with translation MNIIKTNVTAYVFRNINLSYERAFTDWFSLNMGFGVMPEGKVPFINSFLSDEDEKRFQNLEVKSFNFTIEPRFYLGAGYGKGFYIAPYYRYSKVTSNTFDFYYDYTFSGGTYQIPLKGYGSAHGNSGGLMVGVQFFLTRSQNLVLDLWIAGAHYGSGKGDFTMTSDVVLTPDMQAQLKKEIEDLDVPYVNYTVETNANGARIKIDGPWIGFRSGLSLGYRF, from the coding sequence ATGAATATCATCAAAACGAATGTTACAGCTTATGTGTTCAGAAATATCAATCTTTCTTATGAAAGAGCATTTACCGATTGGTTTTCATTAAATATGGGATTCGGAGTGATGCCCGAAGGAAAAGTCCCTTTTATCAACTCTTTTTTGAGTGATGAAGATGAAAAGAGATTTCAGAATCTTGAAGTAAAGTCCTTTAATTTCACCATTGAACCCCGTTTTTATCTTGGTGCAGGCTACGGAAAAGGTTTTTATATTGCACCTTACTACCGTTATTCAAAAGTAACTTCCAATACATTCGATTTTTATTATGATTATACTTTCAGTGGAGGTACTTATCAGATTCCTTTGAAAGGTTATGGTAGTGCTCATGGCAACAGTGGCGGATTGATGGTTGGAGTTCAGTTTTTCCTTACGAGAAGTCAAAATCTAGTGCTGGATTTATGGATTGCAGGCGCGCATTACGGATCCGGAAAAGGAGATTTTACCATGACCAGCGATGTTGTTCTTACTCCTGATATGCAGGCCCAACTTAAAAAAGAAATAGAAGATCTTGATGTTCCTTATGTGAACTATACTGTAGAAACCAATGCAAACGGAGCACGAATAAAAATAGACGGTCCTTGGATTGGTTTTAGAAGCGGACTGTCTTTAGGGTATCGATTTTAG
- a CDS encoding DUF5694 domain-containing protein produces the protein MTFIKTISTFLITLLSVTTTFGQESKHKTKILLIGTIHFETPHLDTFELKTDDFLAPKRQKELEELTGILKRTNADKVMIEKPFNQQKQIDSLYNAYVQNRYQLTVSEREQIGFRLAKKLNLKHINCIDASYQMTHDSLVSVTAKEKNQLYLLNELGTTANNFMLEMDNVSKRNSITKILKYINTKELLQKNLSLYLKYIAKVGAGENYIGAESVSDWYLRNLAIYANVITQIDANDKYVILIFGQGHIPILKHLLQNNDDFELVELSSVLK, from the coding sequence ATGACTTTCATTAAAACAATTTCTACATTTCTAATTACGCTTTTATCAGTAACAACAACTTTTGGGCAAGAATCTAAACATAAAACTAAAATCCTGTTAATCGGGACCATTCATTTCGAAACACCTCATTTAGATACGTTCGAATTAAAGACTGACGATTTTTTAGCTCCAAAAAGACAGAAAGAACTGGAAGAATTGACCGGAATTTTGAAACGAACAAATGCTGATAAAGTGATGATAGAAAAACCATTTAATCAACAAAAGCAAATTGATAGTTTGTATAACGCATATGTACAAAACAGGTATCAATTAACAGTTTCTGAACGGGAACAAATTGGTTTTAGATTAGCTAAAAAATTAAATTTAAAACACATCAACTGTATTGATGCTTCATATCAAATGACACATGACAGTTTAGTTTCTGTAACTGCCAAAGAAAAAAATCAATTATATCTTTTAAATGAATTGGGTACGACTGCGAATAACTTTATGCTTGAGATGGATAACGTCTCAAAACGGAATTCAATAACCAAAATACTAAAATATATCAATACAAAAGAACTTTTGCAGAAAAATTTATCATTGTACTTAAAGTATATTGCAAAAGTTGGTGCAGGAGAGAATTATATTGGTGCAGAATCCGTTTCTGACTGGTATTTGAGGAATTTAGCGATTTACGCAAATGTAATAACGCAAATAGATGCAAATGACAAATATGTTATCCTGATATTTGGACAGGGACATATTCCAATATTAAAACACCTGCTTCAAAATAATGATGACTTCGAACTTGTCGAATTAAGTAGCGTACTAAAATAA
- a CDS encoding Kelch repeat-containing protein, with protein MSVRRGAISSAIAGDNIYVSNGYKDSDGNATFIEKYSIKDNRWSIINSTLLPKRFANSETYDNKIYIFNGWGNSHLEIIDLETHKINKGAVNRAYTGNAGSAIHNGKIYTFGGSGLNNAATTVFSDRFQYYDIASDTWNLLPNMPTARETKGKIVNDKLYVIGGFNGTSSRLVNVYDLNKNLWTEQYTMPVGISGHSLAVSGTKIFIAGGYNNQTFLAYFDTETNKLYQLSSNMIPRRHAAAEVYNNKLYVIGGSTTSSTKSAIKSIQVADISEGALSAEKKQ; from the coding sequence ATGTCTGTTCGCAGAGGAGCGATAAGCAGTGCTATTGCAGGTGACAATATCTATGTGAGCAATGGGTATAAAGATTCGGATGGTAATGCTACTTTTATTGAGAAATACAGTATTAAAGATAACCGCTGGAGTATCATCAATTCTACTCTGCTTCCTAAAAGATTCGCCAATTCGGAGACTTACGATAATAAAATTTATATTTTTAACGGGTGGGGAAACAGCCATCTTGAAATTATAGACCTTGAAACTCATAAAATAAATAAGGGAGCTGTTAATCGTGCCTACACTGGAAATGCAGGTTCTGCCATTCATAACGGAAAAATATATACGTTCGGCGGCAGTGGGCTAAACAATGCTGCAACCACTGTATTTTCTGATAGATTCCAATATTATGACATTGCTTCAGATACATGGAATCTATTACCCAATATGCCCACAGCCAGAGAAACAAAGGGTAAAATTGTGAATGATAAGCTTTACGTTATTGGTGGTTTTAACGGTACATCATCCCGTCTGGTGAATGTTTACGACCTCAACAAAAATCTTTGGACTGAGCAATATACGATGCCAGTTGGGATATCCGGTCATTCATTAGCGGTATCCGGTACTAAGATTTTTATTGCAGGTGGTTATAATAATCAAACTTTTTTAGCCTATTTTGATACAGAGACCAATAAATTATATCAGCTATCATCCAATATGATTCCCAGAAGACATGCTGCTGCGGAAGTATATAATAATAAATTATACGTCATTGGCGGAAGTACAACGTCTTCAACCAAATCAGCCATTAAAAGCATTCAGGTCGCCGATATTAGCGAAGGAGCACTTTCTGCTGAAAAAAAACAATGA
- a CDS encoding dihydrofolate reductase family protein: MKKVILDLATTLDGFIEGPNGEIDWCIMDDDMDFDGFLSSIDTIFYGRVSYDFWGNYQPEENADAEEQKLWETVHSKNKIVFSSEKRDDPNATFINSDIGEKVEEIKKQGGKDIWLYGGASLIKTFIQLNLIDMYRISVHPIALGNGKPLFEDLKEKLNLKLIKTNTFKSGVVQLIYESTN; the protein is encoded by the coding sequence ATGAAAAAAGTAATCTTAGATCTTGCGACAACTTTAGACGGATTTATCGAAGGGCCAAATGGAGAAATCGATTGGTGCATCATGGATGACGACATGGATTTTGATGGTTTTCTTTCAAGTATTGACACTATATTTTACGGTAGAGTAAGTTATGATTTCTGGGGAAATTACCAGCCGGAAGAAAATGCAGACGCAGAAGAACAGAAACTCTGGGAAACAGTTCATTCAAAAAATAAAATTGTTTTTTCAAGCGAAAAAAGAGACGATCCAAATGCTACTTTTATCAATTCAGATATTGGAGAAAAAGTAGAGGAAATAAAAAAACAAGGCGGAAAAGACATTTGGTTGTATGGCGGAGCAAGTCTTATCAAAACTTTTATTCAATTAAATTTGATTGATATGTACAGAATTTCCGTTCATCCGATCGCTTTAGGAAACGGAAAGCCTTTATTTGAAGATTTAAAAGAAAAATTAAACTTAAAATTAATAAAAACAAACACCTTCAAATCGGGAGTCGTGCAGCTTATTTATGAATCAACAAATTAA
- a CDS encoding SDR family oxidoreductase — MKITVIGGTGLIGSKLVNSLKNLGHEVLSASPNSGVNTLTGEGLDQALENVDVVVDVANSPSFADDDVMNFFKTSGENLMKAEKKAGVNHHIALSVVGTERLQESGYFRAKQVQEDIIKAAGIPYSIVHSTQFFEFVGGIVKSSTIDGKIMVSPALIQPIASDDVVKAMTEVVIGEPKNSTVEIGGPEKIKLSDLVKKYTTIMKNTDEVVSSPDATYFGAPLNDSTLIPNEDAKLGTIRYDEWISNPENQR; from the coding sequence ATGAAAATCACAGTAATCGGCGGTACAGGTCTTATAGGAAGTAAACTTGTTAACAGCCTTAAAAATTTAGGACATGAAGTATTGTCAGCTTCTCCAAACTCAGGTGTGAATACGCTTACAGGAGAAGGTCTTGACCAAGCACTGGAAAACGTTGACGTTGTTGTAGACGTAGCCAACTCCCCTTCTTTTGCGGATGACGATGTTATGAATTTCTTCAAAACATCCGGTGAAAACTTGATGAAAGCAGAGAAAAAAGCAGGCGTCAATCATCACATCGCGTTATCTGTCGTGGGAACTGAACGTTTGCAGGAAAGTGGTTATTTCAGGGCAAAACAGGTTCAGGAAGACATTATCAAAGCCGCGGGAATTCCTTACAGCATTGTTCATTCGACTCAGTTTTTCGAATTTGTCGGTGGGATTGTTAAGTCAAGCACAATTGATGGTAAAATTATGGTTTCTCCAGCTCTGATTCAGCCAATTGCTTCTGATGATGTCGTAAAAGCGATGACAGAAGTCGTTATTGGTGAGCCAAAAAACTCAACGGTAGAAATCGGAGGTCCGGAAAAAATTAAACTTTCAGATCTTGTCAAAAAATACACAACCATCATGAAAAATACTGATGAAGTGGTATCAAGCCCTGATGCAACATATTTTGGAGCACCTTTAAATGATTCGACTTTAATTCCAAATGAAGACGCAAAACTGGGAACGATCCGTTATGACGAATGGATTTCCAACCCGGAAAATCAAAGATAA